One window of Mucilaginibacter inviolabilis genomic DNA carries:
- a CDS encoding twin-arginine translocation signal domain-containing protein: protein MTLSRRSFIKTTAIGTAGLIGAAPLANAFVLTIPPITDDLYALSDQLLGQWAKGLLALQVLDKSNTDNYGGLYCPANKTVHGRGSDAIYPFYHLAQKTGDSKYTDAAALLYRWMKTRVSQPDGSWLNEPVKGSWKGTTVFSSIALAETLKNHSSIMDNGFKAELTDRLQKAANYVYTNFSMEYGNVNYPITASYALSLIGTLLDIPKYKDKGREFAHTALKYITPKDGFIYGEGGPNSKASPKGCFSVDLGYNVEESLPSLVLYGLLTKDEEVLDAVTRSLRTHMEFMLPDGGWDNSWGTRNYKWTYWGSRTSDGCQAAYTLMADRDPRFYKVALRNTQLLQECTKDNLLHGGPHYVSHQVPVCVHHTFCHIKALTTILEHEHKPVKVSVDSVKLPREETYGTRSFSDIQTWLVAKGKFRATITGYDREYKETKNGHATGGALTMLWHEKTGPIFAGSMNQYQLFEADNMQPDTDPLSMPLTPRIELRVGDSVFTNINHLGAQIALGDISAQEVITTRAKLVDKNQQNPPAGEVNCQVTYQFAGERVIIKLSVEKSSYDGQVKIILPVVSKSTEKFTLDEKRIHISKNKADLQITSTGKLTAMPITNKGRVFNFVPGLEAIPLSIDQNETTIVIEVV from the coding sequence ATGACATTATCCCGGAGAAGCTTTATTAAAACCACCGCCATTGGAACAGCGGGCTTGATCGGCGCAGCGCCATTGGCCAATGCTTTCGTCTTAACCATTCCTCCCATTACTGATGATCTGTACGCATTGAGCGATCAGTTGTTGGGGCAATGGGCCAAAGGTTTGCTGGCACTGCAGGTTCTGGACAAATCAAATACCGATAATTATGGTGGCCTGTATTGCCCGGCAAACAAAACAGTTCATGGCCGCGGCAGCGATGCTATTTATCCGTTTTATCACCTGGCTCAAAAAACCGGCGATTCCAAATACACAGATGCCGCCGCCCTGCTTTACCGCTGGATGAAAACCCGTGTGAGCCAGCCCGATGGTTCCTGGCTTAACGAGCCCGTGAAAGGCTCCTGGAAGGGCACAACCGTATTTTCGTCGATAGCACTGGCTGAAACGCTAAAAAACCATAGCTCTATCATGGACAACGGATTTAAGGCTGAATTGACCGACCGCCTGCAAAAGGCTGCCAACTATGTTTACACCAATTTTTCGATGGAATATGGCAATGTTAACTATCCTATTACCGCCTCCTACGCGCTATCGCTGATAGGCACGCTATTAGATATACCAAAGTATAAGGACAAAGGCCGTGAGTTTGCGCATACGGCTTTAAAATACATTACACCTAAAGATGGTTTTATATATGGCGAAGGAGGCCCTAACAGCAAGGCAAGTCCGAAGGGATGTTTCTCTGTCGATCTGGGTTATAATGTCGAAGAATCGCTGCCCTCACTGGTGCTTTATGGCTTATTGACTAAAGACGAGGAAGTATTGGACGCGGTAACCCGCAGCCTGCGTACCCACATGGAGTTTATGCTGCCCGATGGTGGCTGGGATAACAGCTGGGGCACACGTAATTATAAATGGACCTACTGGGGCAGCCGCACCAGTGATGGCTGTCAGGCAGCATACACGCTGATGGCCGATCGTGACCCACGGTTTTACAAAGTAGCGTTGCGAAATACCCAACTGCTGCAGGAGTGTACCAAGGATAATTTACTACACGGCGGACCGCATTATGTATCACACCAGGTACCGGTTTGCGTGCACCATACCTTTTGCCACATTAAGGCTTTGACAACCATACTGGAACATGAGCATAAACCGGTGAAAGTGAGTGTTGACAGCGTTAAACTGCCACGTGAAGAAACATACGGGACCCGCTCTTTTAGCGATATACAGACCTGGCTGGTAGCCAAAGGAAAGTTCAGGGCCACCATTACCGGGTACGACAGGGAATATAAGGAAACCAAAAACGGCCATGCCACAGGCGGCGCCCTCACCATGCTCTGGCACGAAAAAACAGGCCCTATATTTGCAGGCAGCATGAACCAATATCAATTGTTTGAGGCCGATAATATGCAACCCGATACCGACCCGCTGTCTATGCCGTTAACACCACGTATAGAACTACGGGTGGGTGATTCGGTATTTACGAACATCAACCATCTGGGAGCCCAGATAGCGCTTGGAGACATCAGCGCACAGGAAGTTATCACAACACGCGCAAAACTGGTGGATAAAAACCAGCAAAATCCACCTGCAGGCGAGGTAAACTGCCAGGTAACTTACCAGTTTGCCGGCGAGCGGGTGATCATCAAATTGAGTGTTGAAAAATCCAGTTATGATGGTCAGGTCAAGATCATCTTGCCGGTAGTTTCCAAGTCAACAGAAAAATTCACCCTCGATGAAAAACGGATCCACATAAGCAAAAACAAGGCGGATTTGCAAATAACATCAACAGGCAAGCTTACTGCGATGCCAATCACCAATAAAGGCAGGGTATTTAACTTTGTACCGGGGTTAGAGGCTATTCCGCTGAGTATTGATCAGAATGAAACAACGATTGTTATTGAAGTAGTGTAA